The following proteins are co-located in the Eriocheir sinensis breed Jianghai 21 chromosome 1, ASM2467909v1, whole genome shotgun sequence genome:
- the LOC126995225 gene encoding uncharacterized protein LOC126995225, giving the protein MTPSQNSQTIQQENLKSFVAKVKTYDDLLECMEPALSYQFMFERKTSPWEMFEWDQNELQNFKVEAEKIDRVYYVHCTEDELGSDFYVLCRMKYANKHVFVEFAAGCDYTGFDCQGGGEIYITFNATNFFNEALQNLHDTDDTNVLLHALQEDGYHVDAHQESRKERIDSWNNPLTMNFLCHETIKDCRGSCTCCPDVLLKPLINGIDQLIGADAATDNILIPVLDKLISLEE; this is encoded by the coding sequence ATGACTCCCTCACAGAACTCTCAAACGATACAGCAGGAAAACTTGAAGTCCTTCGTGGCCAAGGTGAAAACCTACGACGACCTCCTCGAGTGCATGGAGCCCGCGCTCAGCTACCAGTTCATGTTCGAGAGGAAGACGTCGCCGTGGGAGATGTTCGAGTGGGATCAGAACGAGCTTCAGAACTTCAAAGTGGAGGCGGAGAAAATCGATAGAGTCTACTACGTCCACTGCACCGAAGACGAGCTCGGCAGCGATTTCTACGTCCTCTGCCGGATGAAGTACGCAAACAAGCACGTTTTTGTGGAATTCGCCGCGGGTTGTGACTACACCGGGTTCGATTGTCAAGGCGGCGGTGAAATCTACATTACTTTCAACGCCACTAACTTCTTCAACGAGGCCCTACAAAACCTACACGACACAGACGATACAAACGTCCTACTTCATGCCCTGCAGGAGGACGGCTATCACGTCGACGCTCACCAGGAGAGCAGAAAGGAGAGAATTGATTCCTGGAACAACCCGCTAACAATGAACTTCTTGTGCCACGAGACGATCAAGGATTGCCGGGGCTCCTGCACCTGCTGCCCTGACGTACTGCTCAAGCCACTCATCAACGGCATCGACCAGTTAATCGGGGCTGACGCTGCCACGGATAATATACTAATCCCTGTTTTAGACAAATTGATAAGTCTAGAGGAATGA